The window ATGAAGAACATAAACATTATACTCGACAATGGCATCTCCATTGGTAGCATTGAAGAAATACGTTCGGGCTTCTGCATACCCACTAGCGAATCGAAAAACACCAGTTCCTCCTACCACTGGAAACTCTCTCACCGACGACAAGATAGGATTTCGACCCAATATACTCAAAGTACTTCCATTAAACCTTTCGTCTTCAAACACATAATTTTGGACCAACATGAAGCTCATTTCATCAAAGTCCGCAGACGCATACATTCCTTGTGATCTTCCTACACGGGTAGAGTTTGGGTCGGGCCCAACAGTCAAAAGGTTGTCATTTATGGCCACAAACCCGAACGCTGTGGGGGAAGTGTTCGTGACCGGGGCTTCAGCTACCCGAATAGCGGTTGCATTTGGGCCTCCCACGACATCATGGAAGAAGAAGTGAAGGCGTGTTAGGTTCTGCCTCCCAAGTCGGAATGTTGAGGGCGGCAAGCTAGTTGAGAAAGGTTGGGATTTTCCGACTAAGAGGATGGCGAGAAGGATGCCAATGAATGTGGTGAATCTAAGATTACTTGCCATGGTACTCTTTTAGCTAGattgagaaataaaaaaaaaaataatacgtAATAATATCTTTTCGATTAAGATGTTATTTTCCATTTGCATTGTGCATCGGTTTTTATACTTCATAAATTGAGCCAAAGATATGATGATCCTTCAAAGTCAACTCATTTTTGTTTAGTTGACAATTCAAATTTATGAGATTGGATGAATTATGACATTGTCGGTCAACAAATGTGCATGGTTATATGACTCCGTCTAGATGgaaaaaagtataatatattgCATACTTCAAATCAAATACTATATTAGTCATTATATGCATACAGCTTAGTTTTCTAACGGGCTAATTAAACagataaaatggaaaaaaaaaaacagaaagcACAAAAATTATAATTGGTGAATAATAgaatcaatttatataaaatacattaatGAAGTTAAATAATAACACTACGACACTCAAAATATAACAATTAGAACTTCTAGAacttcttttaacaaaaactagcatggtactcgcgcaataCGGCATTAGCCGCCGCGACGACGGTGTAGTGGTGAGAGCGACTGTTAGTGGTGGAGGTGGTTTATCTAGGCACAAATTAAAAAAGGGTTCAACTAGTTGCAAATATATTTAGAATAGTCTTGTCTAGCCATATCAAAATTccttttaagcacaaatttcGGTTTAAAAATGCTCAAACGTCTTTAGTCTATCATGTTCTATAAAGTTCAGCAAGATGCAAGGGAACaacaaaaatagaaatagtAGCCACTTATTTTACATGGTAGCGGATCCTCTACAGAATTTGACTTATATAGGATTACAAATTCACAACCCACACAAATTTTGCAAAATGAAAAATGGTccaaatttttacatttatttcgaatatatgaacataaactGAAATTGGACTTATAGTATATACCCCTTTTTATAACCCATTTGCCTTATGTGTAAGGAAAATGACAAACATGTAGCTTTTAGGATTGAAAATCTCTATAAGTTAAGAGATTGATTATGTATTCACTTGATAGAGGAAGTATAAAAAGAATTAGAAAGAACCTCACTTATTTGGATACTTAAAGTTTGGATAGTATTTCTTCAGTATTCCTACTAATTCCTTTGTCCTGCTCTCGTGTGATGCGCATATGTATCTTCCATTGGCCTCGGGTTTTTCATATACTAAAACTAGTGCTTCGGCTACATCACGTACATCTACAATCGGCACCAGTCTGTGTTCTATTTCAATTCCTTCTGcaaatacacatacatacaacaaAAATCTTACTTTAAATTCATAACAATCCCGTGATATCAAGAAAGATGCAgacaaataatgaaaataatatggCATACAGTATTACCAACCTTTAAGAAGCCTTATAAGAAACAAGCTACTAGTATTGATCGTGTTCTGCTGCATGGGTCCTATAATAAGTGTTGGGCATACGGACACAAAATCAATACCGTTTGTTTTTGAGAATTCCCAAGCCTGGCTTTCTGCTTGTGTCTTAGAAAGGGCATACCGGTCCTGTATAGCACAGTTGACATTAgatatttttatgattaataGATCGATTTTTGAACCATTTTACTTGGCTTTTGGTTGTAAATGAACCATTATTATTGTGAAATGGCAGAAAAATCTCATTCGTTTGCCATGATGGTGAAAATTTTGACCCATCTGCTTGCATGAGTCATCTCGGAGTAGATGTATCTTTATACACAAGGAGCGAGTCACAAGGTCTCCCAATGTGtgttttaatgcataaaaccttctAAAGCCTCTTATTCAAAGAAATAGACTAGTGGCGAAATTTGTAACCATATTTCACCAACACTGTTTATAAACAAATAACTTCTTCTGGACATACAATGTTATAGGTACCAAAATTACtatttttgacccattacccaatctGCTTGACCGGCCTGGCCACTTCTTTTGTAAAATTGCAAGAATGAGTGACTGGAAAAATTCTGCCAAGTAAATGCTGAGGATGACACTGTTTGGAACTcaacttttctttcaaactctttcttttttgaaaagtctagtactcgtattattttatcATGATTAACTTGCAATGAAAAGTGAAAGTTCTAAAAAATATTTCACTCTTGTAATGCAAATGAGAGGGGGTATCATAAGTCTACATTATAGAAAAGTTAAGCTGATTATGTTATTTGATCTGCAGAATTCTTGGTCAGACCAAAAAGTCTCATCCAATGGTCGATCTGTCATCTGTGGGTCTATTAGGTAGCATCGCAATAGCAACTATAGAGGATACATACACAACTTTTTTGACATTTATTTCGCAACATGTCTTGAGTACATTTAATGTACCATTAACCGCAGGCTCAATTAATTCCACCTGCAATGAAAGTAATTTTAGAGCTTCCAAAAATGGTTAGTCAAAATTAAAGTTagacaaaatgggtgggtcgggTCACCGTTTGTACAGATAAAAACGGGAAGGTTTTTGACCGCTTGTTTGAGAAATACATATAAGTAATGCATTAGCATGACTACAAAcaaatatcatcaacatcagtatAAAAGCATAATTTGACACGTTTAAGATAAAACACAACCCGAATGAGTTGAAACTTGCAAATGCTTCAAGTAGTCAAAAGATAGAGGTTCAGTCAGAGGTGATTTAAACTTGCCTCAGGATTTGATACAGAACCATATGGTACTGGAGTCGCAGTGTGGAACACACCATCACATCCTGCGATGGCTGAACGAAGAGAGTCGTAGTCGAGAAGGTCTGATTTGAATAGCTTCAAGTTCTCATATTCTTTCTCGAGTCTCTTCAAATGCGCATTTTTCTCATTCACTGAAAGAAATGGTATAAGAATAAGTTACACAAAGCCCAAAAGATAAATCCTTCTTATAGTGTTGATCATAACTGTCAATTGTATAtctaaaagtattaaaaaattgCAAAGGATTCAAAAGAGGTCATATGATTTCGGACAATATACAGATTATACTTCGTTTTTGATCCATTTTGATAATTAGCCCAAAAAAGATCATACTAAAACAGCTTCAGTTAGATTCTTGAAGTCTTAAATAAGGCATGCAGGATAAAAAGGTTGAGCAAAACTAAAACTGTGAAAAACagttatacaaatatatatgttgtgagGAAGGAACATTAACTTGGGTCTCTAACAGTGGCATGAACAGTATAGTTATTAGAAAACCACCTGCTCCTGTTACACACACTATTTCCCTctcattattactattattttctGCCATTTTTAATGACTGGTTTTACATTCTCAAAAAACACTATGCACTGATGCACAGCTTATATACCATATGAATTAATGGTAGAGTTTAATCCATGTATTTATTGTATGGAACATAACATTTGAATATTTGTTTGTCTACATGTGTTCTAGAAGTTATTGTGATGaacattttttgaatttttgttaaTTCCACATTTTTGGCCAAATAAGGAGTAATTCATAAAAGCCCATTAGGCCAAACTCTAGCCCAATAGATATAACAAAAAATCATATTACTACCATCTTCTAGCCCAAATAAGTCCCTTCTTCAAATCATTGGGTTTGGGTCAAGAACAAGGGGATTCAGGTTGAATACATGTTAGCATTCACTAATTAGACCAGTAGGTTTATTTGATTAAGATGACCACACAACAATTAGAAAATCTTAACAGAAAAATAAAAGGGGTTTAGGTGGCTATATATATCACCTTATGTATCCTAGTGGAGTAGGGAAAATGGAAGTTGTTTAGTTGACTGAATTTGGAGTCAGGGGTTTGTTATGTATTTGACTTTCTTTGTACATGCTTATTCattattaaatcaataaatttcATAAATATTACCTATTCCGTCCAAATTTTCAgtggatatttttttttttttttgaaaatatatactcgtactaTATTATCATATCATATGACTGATATAGCTTCATTTTCTCGTATCGAGCATCAAAGaaacagaaaacaaaaattaaaaaagaattaatactAACAACTACATTATACTTCCTTCACTACTTGTATAACCAACCATTCTTTCATTTTCAATCTTCTATATAAACCTTCTTTCATATAACCATTATTCTCACCATCTTTCAACCTCTttaattctctttttttctttctatctcTAAATCCTGCTTTGCTCCTTCGATCTATAAAATGGAAGGTGAAGCAACCAAGGTCAACATTACCGAGACACCAAAGGAAAGAAAGGGAAAGGCGCCGCTTTTAACAACACCAAAAGCCGCCTCAGGATTCATGAAACGTTTTGTTCATCATAAGGGTACTACTCCAAAAGGCGGGTACAAAAGAGGCCTAGCCATATTCGATGTTATACTAAGACTAGCTGGCATTGCTACTGCTTTAGCTGCCGCGATAGCTATGGGTTCCACGGAACAAACACTCCCTTTTTTCACTCAGTTCTTTCAATTCAAAGCTGAGTTCGATGATTTACCTGTTTTTACGTAAGTCATATATACTACTAATATAAAATCTTTTTTCCTTCATATAAAAAAGGCTTTCTATTTCAAATGGAAGCTAATTAACTATTATGGGTCAAGACTCAATGCATACATAGTTGCATACcattggttatatatatatatcatatgttaCATAATTCAAATTGTCATTTTTAAGGTGATTTTGTATAACAGGTTTTTTGTGATCGCTAACGCCATCACTGCTGCCTACCTTGCTCTCACGATCCCTATCTCTATAGTTTGCATTATCCGGCCACACTTAGTTGCTCCAAGGGTTCTCCTCATCATCCTTGACACTgtaaaaacttcaaaattttgatctttttatatcttttatttttgccTTATATAAGTACTGTTTATCcacaatataaaaaattaatcgatcaaaacacgtttcatTTTTTATGATCCTAAttgaagtttttcttttttagaaaaCGCTCAAAACACACTACGGCTAAATAATAGTGTGTGCTAATTAACCCCCAATGTATACGACTAAGTAAAGCACAATGGTTCGCTATAAACTTtacaatgaatatatatatatatagtacttaCTATATCAATATTTCATGATCAATTGATCTCAATCTatggttttatattttaattacagGTTATGGCTGCTTTGACCACAGCGGCAGCTGGTGGAGCTGCATCCATCGTCTACTTGGCCCATAACGGAAACTCAGATGCAAACTGGCCGGCCATTTGTCAGCAATTCAATGATTTCTGTCAAGAAATCAGTGGAGCAGTGGTTGCTTCTTTTCTAACGGTTGTTGTCCTTATGTTCTTGGTGACCTTGTCAGCATTCGCtctttaaaatacatatatatttacttcCTTGCTGTTTTAGTTTCCTCGATCCTAATATGTATGTGTTTCAACATTGatctatatatgaaattatgaagTGTGAATTGAAATAGTTATAAAGTTGTTTTGTTGATGTCATTGCGTtatcttatctatatatatttattttatgtagcAAGAAATTAATCATTTCAATTCAAGTGGAAAACTCAGTTAAATGGTAAGCCAAGATGTAACAAAAAGAAGACGAAAACAATGATAAATATAGAGACTGAAATAACTACTTATTGGTGCCATAAGCATTTAACATGCAagactaattaattaaagaaggTTAAGGATGGAACCAGAAAATTATTTTACTCAATAAACAAACTTAAAACACTAACATACAAACCATATTTTTCTATGATTAATAATACACGTTAGAGGGACAGTGACCTCTTTGTCCCTCGATCGTCATGGATGTATCTAATTAACTAAAGTCTACACATTAAGCAAATTTTTTACGACCTATATTAGAGTACTAATTACAGTATGTTTTTTGCTTGAATACATCTCGAATTTATTATTGGGACCCGGGAGTGAATGTTACCAACTTTatggtttattatttttttcatcttttaaatttattatgtgGGTTCTAGAtgtgggttttttttaaaatctcgaGTTCGAGtcttgatattttttatgaggAGGGGATTGCAGATCCAGCAAATAGCTGGAGACTGAGAATGAGACTAGTCCACTtgataatttttaaatcttagactttttgaaaaacaaaaaattaaaaaaaaaagattatcgAAAACCAAATTTTTAACCAACcttctttttaactactttatCCGTTACCAATCTCCCCAAACAGGAAACCAAATTTATCGGAAACCACAACACACTTCGTGTCACTTTCCCTTTCGCTAAATTTCCGGCCACTATATAACTGCCATCACCGGTAAACTGCCAGACATTttgatatctatatctatacatgaATGAATAATGGAAGTTTTAGAATTTCAGTATCTCCCAAATACTTGTTGCTCCAACACTGTTTCTAAATGGAAGTAAGtctgtaagtgtgtgtgtgtattatacATTTActgtttgattttttattttattttattttttctgtatAAGAACAGATAATCGTATCGCTATGATTTGAACCCTGACCTTCTCTTTTATATATGCTGTACTAGACTACAAAGGGAATTATATAAAGGGTTTATTGCCAAAAACAAAAAGGTAATTAATTTGGGGAGAGGTTAGGTAAAGGATGCAGTTAGGTAAAGCATGGGGATTATGTAAAGTTCAGGGGGAGGTTACGTAAAATTCaggggctatgtatgtttatcaaatttaaaggtttaatttctaacttttttttgaagTGGCattacctaaacttaggtaaagtctgcagtacgaaTCATTTTCCCAATTAATTGAGCTTTTATCATCTAAAAACGTAATTCTGTTGTATATGTACGTATTTAGTAGCCACTTCATCTGATCGATACATGTGGATTTTCATGTGGTTATGAAAGTCTACGTGTATTGACGCATTGCCTTTAtttgaatgaaaaatgaaaataccgTTTTTTGACTTAGGTTGAACTAATTATGGTGATAGAAAGTATTTTACCCATTAATTGAAAACATTTCAACTAATGATCCCTTTCTTGGTAACAAACCCTTAAATAAACGTGGTTTAtggaaatttaaaaatttaggCAAATCCCATATCGGCCGTGGACATCATAGAATATTTCCGGGCTCATAAGTAACTCTTGAGACAAGATTGTGGTGCCGTTATTGCTTTCTGTAGTTACGTGTGCTCggatataactatataagtagGATCGGTGATCCCATTACTCTCCACTGGGGAGTAGTACCAGGATGGATGATCCCATTTGTATCTACCCCCTTAAGCTTGGTTCTAAAAAGCGATAGGCGCACAAAAGCGATATGGTCCATTTTGGAATCGCAAAGCGCAAAAGCGGCGAGCTTTTCGTACGCAAGGCGCACACTTatgaaaaatttttataaattatttatatagtatttataacacataaaataacaaaacaacatCAGTAACATACTCATTTAAGTCCGGATTTGATCaaatttggtttttgaaaggaaactctcaaaagattgttgttcttgttgaggaaaaagaaagaagagatcAATCTTGTTGAGAAAGAAAGGAGTGATCCCATTTGTATGATACATCGATGGGTGATCCCTCGGTCATTAAGTATGCTCAAGTAGGAGTAGTACCACGATGCATAATCATCCTCTGACAATGTCGCCACGAATAAAGTCAGGAAAATCATACACAAATGATGATCAAGGTGTTTGTGCTGTGTGATTGTATGTTAAATTTTAGAGTGTAATATTCGAGGGCTAAGCTCTgaagattgataattaaatgcTACTTAATGAATTAGCCTAATTAGTTGCAAGGATTTTGAGGATTGATAGTTGACCATCCTGTTATTGGGATGTGGTTCTTGTGCTAGTTGAATAAATAATGGGTGGAGCATGTCATATGCTTTCAAAAATAGGGACAGGGTAGCATGTAGTTTGATTTGAATAGTTCATCGGCAGAAAGATTTAAGATAATTCTTGTGCAGGATAGGTTGTTGCTCACTATTAACTTTCATCTACGCAGATCTCCGAATCCatggttttcatttaagaattCAATGTACTGCTTTTCCCACAAAAATGTAGTGGTCCTGGATCATTTTTCATCTAGAGTACGCGCTAGGAAGAACTTTAAGATAAAGCTTTCTTTCGGCTCTAGCTTCAGATTAGTTGATCCTCAATTGCACTGCTTAGCCTGTCATAAACCAAGAAGATTGGGACACCTTTCTCCTTTTGCTTCTGCTGATGATAGTCTTGCAGTTAATGGCAGTCCCCAACCAAGTACTACTGGGGATACTGTGGAACTGCGGGACAAACTAGATAATCCATTACAAAATGAAGGTTATAACAGTGCACTTCTCCAATCATTGCATGATGTTGCACGGGAATTTGAGTCAGCCCTTAGAGTTCAGAGTTCTGTGTCAAATTTATCATGGTTCTCAATTGATTGGATTGGTGTAGACCAAAATGCATGGGTGAAGACCTTATCTTACCAGGTTTGTCAAGTTACATATCTATGTTTTGTGTCACCCGTGCTAATGCTTAGTCACACGTAGGTTATGCATTCGTGTATATTACTCATAGTATGCTCTCCATATGTATTTAGGCATCAGCATGTTCATTGCTGCTAGCAGCATGTGAGGTTTTATCTCTAGGAGATAGAAGAAACAGAGAAATTAATGTTCTGGTTCAAAAGAGGTACTTTTAATACACTTAGCATTTTACATCTCATGTTTAGCCGACGTATGTTATAATTTTTGGTAAGGGTAAAACCCTATAAGTTCAACAATGGCAGATAAAGGCGAGATCATAAGAACAACTTGTGATTCAGTAATCTTAGATATACAAGAACAGCTTGTATATCTCTAACACAAGAACAACTTGAGAGAAAATGCGTGGTCATTTGATTATGCATTGTTCAGGGTTTATCTAGAAATATATTTAAGATTTGAAATGTTGGCACTATTGGTAGGATTTTGAGGGTATGCAATTGCATATCCTGACTTATATGTAGGTATGCCAATTAAGCATTTACTGTAACTGTTGCATTGGTGCAGTCTGTCACAACTCTGTGCTACATTGGAAAATGCTATCAGGGATACATTGTCAGACAAAAAATCAGAACTTTATGAGTGGTTCTGGTCTGAACAAGTCCCACTGGCAGTATCTACTTACGTTAATTATTTTGAAGACCAACGTTTTGCTGATGTTGTTGGGATCAACAAAGGACTGCTGTCAAGCTTGGTGGATGCAAGTGGGAAAGCAGTGCCTATTTTTGCTTTGGGTTGCGTTGCTGCAATAACAAAACTTGGGCCCGCCAAAGTTTCTTGCACGCAGTTTTACTCCATAGTCCCAAACGTAAATGGAAGACTGATGGAGATGCTACTTGGATTAGTTTCCATACGCAAAGCTTATCATTCCATTAAAAAGATAGGTCTGCACCGAGAATTTCTAGTCCATTTCGGGCCTCGTGCTGCAGCATGTAGAGTGGAAGATGATCACAGCACTAAAGAGGTTTTATTTTGGGTAAATCTTGTGCATAAGCAGCTACTACAGGCTCTTGGCAGAGAACGAATATGGTCAAGACTGTCAACCTCTGAAAGCATTGAGGTAATATCGTATTTATCGTATTTCATGTTTtgattaaacatataataagattatcattttattttttccgTAGGTTTTAAATAAGGATTTGGCTATTTTTGGATTCTTCATCGCTCTCGGAAGGAGGACTCAGTGCTTCCTTTGTGCAAAGAACTTTGAGACACTCCCTGAACCAATTGGAGGTTTAATCAGGTGAATTTATTAAGTAACAATTATTTCCGTATTTGTCATTATTACTCGTAGCAATTATGCATTGATATGAATCTGATTGTCCTTTTTTTCCGTAGCAGGTATTTCATTGGTGGCAGTGTGCTGTATTATCCTCAGTTGTCGTCAATAAGTTCTTATCAACTGTACGTGGAGGTTAGCATATTTAAAACTATGCATtctataaaaagttaatatatgatAATCTAATACTAGCCCTGTTTTATCATAGGTTGTTTGTGAGGAACTAGACTGGCTTCCATTTTATCCAGGTGTAGAGAACTTGAGGCTCATGCATGGTCATAAAAGCACACGAGACCCTCCAAGTGAGGAAGCTATTGCTCTTGTTTTAGATGTTTGTTCACACTGGATTCAAAGCTTTATTAAATACAGCAAATGGCTGGAGCACCCTTCTAATGTTAAAGCTGTGAGATTCCTATCTAGAGGGTATACCATTAttcatagttcattacattaatatttcatATGAAAGTTGGCTTGTTATCCAGTGGActaagatatttttaaaatttcaggCACAACATATTAAAGAAATCTAAGGAAGAAGTGGGTTTACCAAAGTAAGCTGAACGAGACCAAATGACAGTTCTCTTTGTCTTTCTTTCTGTGCAAAGATTCATGTACATCGCTATATGATGATTATATAGTCAAAAACATGTTAATATCGATACCTGCAGTTATCAAATTGAATCTCTTGATCAACAACTGATTGTTAACCTTCATGATTAACGGGATAAGAAAATGTTGATGCAGAAAGCTGATGACTGAAAACGGTGCTACAGGTTTAGTAGAGATAGCTAGTTCTAGAAGCTACATTTCATCAAGAAAAGATCTTGATTCATTTGATAAggtatcttcatcttctttagaTGGAGGACAGCTATGAAATGTTTATGCTTTGCAAGAAGTTCAAGTTTGGGCAATCTTTAAGTGTGGTgctgttttatttttttttaaggattccATTTACCACCCTTCTTACTACTTAGGCAGAAaattacataatataataagGAAGTCTTTGGTTCCAGCTCTGCCTTAGCAGTCTGGCGTGCCCCACTGGGCCAAAGGAATGGCATGGAGCTATTCCTTGTGGTGTGGGACAATGGCCGGTGCCAAAAAAGGCACCCAGGGTCAAGGGTGTCCCCAGCCTAGCTATACCTTTTGGGAGAAAATTATTTGAGGATACACTGTACCAGCTTCTGATGTTTGCAAGGGGGATAAGATTTAGATGTCTAACAGTTAAACCCATTCACATAATAATGGGTTGCTGTtcaaaataacataataatcttttatttcagAAGATCCAAATGGATAATATCAATTAAAAGAGCTTAAATGGAAATGGTTCAAATAGGGTGAGCAGGTCAAAAGTCACCCAGATTGTATTGTAATGCATAAGACCTTAATGCATAAAACATTTTAAGTCAtggtttttaaaaagttattggTAGATTGTTACTGAAGTGGTATAAAATCTTTAAGCATACTTGACGGTCAACACATTagctatatataaaaatatttaatatttggaCAGGAAAATGTTTCACC is drawn from Erigeron canadensis isolate Cc75 chromosome 9, C_canadensis_v1, whole genome shotgun sequence and contains these coding sequences:
- the LOC122581566 gene encoding uncharacterized protein LOC122581566 isoform X4 — its product is MEVLEFQYLPNTCCSNTVSKWKSPNPWFSFKNSMYCFSHKNVVVLDHFSSRVRARKNFKIKLSFGSSFRLVDPQLHCLACHKPRRLGHLSPFASADDSLAVNGSPQPSTTGDTVELRDKLDNPLQNEGYNSALLQSLHDVAREFESALRVQSSVSNLSWFSIDWIGVDQNAWVKTLSYQASACSLLLAACEVLSLGDRRNREINVLVQKSLSQLCATLENAIRDTLSDKKSELYEWFWSEQVPLAVSTYVNYFEDQRFADVVGINKGLLSSLVDASGKAVPIFALGCVAAITKLGPAKVSCTQFYSIVPNVNGRLMEMLLGLVSIRKAYHSIKKIGLHREFLVHFGPRAAACRVEDDHSTKEVLFWVNLVHKQLLQALGRERIWSRLSTSESIEVLNKDLAIFGFFIALGRRTQCFLCAKNFETLPEPIGGLIRYFIGGSVLYYPQLSSISSYQLYVEVVCEELDWLPFYPGVENLRLMHGHKSTRDPPSEEAIALVLDVCSHWIQSFIKYSKWLEHPSNVKAVRFLSRGHNILKKSKEEVGLPKKLMTENGATGLVEIASSRSYISSRKDLDSFDKALESVDEALLKLEKLLQKRHISSSNSGREHLKPAGSDLDKIRKLKKEAEFLEASFRAKADLLKQDNTRVTETNEIQQFNLIRNELQELERRVQRSAKSSNNKEEEVNVMDDAAKYSSDPKGLQVVKVQEKENFIEKFLDRLKETTTDVLQGTQLLAIDVAAATGLLIRVLTGDELTEKEKQGLRRTLTDLASVIPIGFLMLLPVTAVGHAAMLAAIKRYIPSLIPSTYGPERLDLLRQLKKVKEMDSTDADPLTPADEP
- the LOC122581566 gene encoding uncharacterized protein LOC122581566 isoform X3, with product MEVSLSPNPWFSFKNSMYCFSHKNVVVLDHFSSRVRARKNFKIKLSFGSSFRLVDPQLHCLACHKPRRLGHLSPFASADDSLAVNGSPQPSTTGDTVELRDKLDNPLQNEGYNSALLQSLHDVAREFESALRVQSSVSNLSWFSIDWIGVDQNAWVKTLSYQASACSLLLAACEVLSLGDRRNREINVLVQKSLSQLCATLENAIRDTLSDKKSELYEWFWSEQVPLAVSTYVNYFEDQRFADVVGINKGLLSSLVDASGKAVPIFALGCVAAITKLGPAKVSCTQFYSIVPNVNGRLMEMLLGLVSIRKAYHSIKKIGLHREFLVHFGPRAAACRVEDDHSTKEVLFWVNLVHKQLLQALGRERIWSRLSTSESIEVLNKDLAIFGFFIALGRRTQCFLCAKNFETLPEPIGGLIRYFIGGSVLYYPQLSSISSYQLYVEVVCEELDWLPFYPGVENLRLMHGHKSTRDPPSEEAIALVLDVCSHWIQSFIKYSKWLEHPSNVKAVRFLSRGHNILKKSKEEVGLPKKLMTENGATGLVEIASSRSYISSRKDLDSFDKALESVDEALLKLEKLLQKRHISSSNSGREHLKPAGSDLDKIRKLKKEAEFLEASFRAKADLLKQGNDINRSESSVSNKRQSNSSRGISRGNSNIERDKSSSNSDGLWSFLVRRPRTLDSGSPTSYSSDNTRVTETNEIQQFNLIRNELQELERRVQRSAKSSNNKEEEVNVMDDAAKYSSDPKGLQVVKVQEKENFIEKFLDRLKETTTDVLQGTQLLAIDVAAATGLLIRVLTGDELTEKEKQGLRRTLTDLASVIPIGFLMLLPVTAVGHAAMLAAIKRYIPSLIPSTYGPERLDLLRQLKKVKEMDSTDADPLTPADEP
- the LOC122581566 gene encoding uncharacterized protein LOC122581566 isoform X1 — its product is MEVLEFQYLPNTCCSNTVSKWKSPNPWFSFKNSMYCFSHKNVVVLDHFSSRVRARKNFKIKLSFGSSFRLVDPQLHCLACHKPRRLGHLSPFASADDSLAVNGSPQPSTTGDTVELRDKLDNPLQNEGYNSALLQSLHDVAREFESALRVQSSVSNLSWFSIDWIGVDQNAWVKTLSYQASACSLLLAACEVLSLGDRRNREINVLVQKSLSQLCATLENAIRDTLSDKKSELYEWFWSEQVPLAVSTYVNYFEDQRFADVVGINKGLLSSLVDASGKAVPIFALGCVAAITKLGPAKVSCTQFYSIVPNVNGRLMEMLLGLVSIRKAYHSIKKIGLHREFLVHFGPRAAACRVEDDHSTKEVLFWVNLVHKQLLQALGRERIWSRLSTSESIEVLNKDLAIFGFFIALGRRTQCFLCAKNFETLPEPIGGLIRYFIGGSVLYYPQLSSISSYQLYVEVVCEELDWLPFYPGVENLRLMHGHKSTRDPPSEEAIALVLDVCSHWIQSFIKYSKWLEHPSNVKAVRFLSRGHNILKKSKEEVGLPKKLMTENGATGLVEIASSRSYISSRKDLDSFDKALESVDEALLKLEKLLQKRHISSSNSGREHLKPAGSDLDKIRKLKKEAEFLEASFRAKADLLKQGNDINRSESSVSNKRQSNSSRGISRGNSNIERDKSSSNSDGLWSFLVRRPRTLDSGSPTSYSSDNTRVTETNEIQQFNLIRNELQELERRVQRSAKSSNNKEEEVNVMDDAAKYSSDPKGLQVVKVQEKENFIEKFLDRLKETTTDVLQGTQLLAIDVAAATGLLIRVLTGDELTEKEKQGLRRTLTDLASVIPIGFLMLLPVTAVGHAAMLAAIKRYIPSLIPSTYGPERLDLLRQLKKVKEMDSTDADPLTPADEP
- the LOC122581566 gene encoding uncharacterized protein LOC122581566 isoform X2, whose amino-acid sequence is MEDRLLLTINFHLRRSPNPWFSFKNSMYCFSHKNVVVLDHFSSRVRARKNFKIKLSFGSSFRLVDPQLHCLACHKPRRLGHLSPFASADDSLAVNGSPQPSTTGDTVELRDKLDNPLQNEGYNSALLQSLHDVAREFESALRVQSSVSNLSWFSIDWIGVDQNAWVKTLSYQASACSLLLAACEVLSLGDRRNREINVLVQKSLSQLCATLENAIRDTLSDKKSELYEWFWSEQVPLAVSTYVNYFEDQRFADVVGINKGLLSSLVDASGKAVPIFALGCVAAITKLGPAKVSCTQFYSIVPNVNGRLMEMLLGLVSIRKAYHSIKKIGLHREFLVHFGPRAAACRVEDDHSTKEVLFWVNLVHKQLLQALGRERIWSRLSTSESIEVLNKDLAIFGFFIALGRRTQCFLCAKNFETLPEPIGGLIRYFIGGSVLYYPQLSSISSYQLYVEVVCEELDWLPFYPGVENLRLMHGHKSTRDPPSEEAIALVLDVCSHWIQSFIKYSKWLEHPSNVKAVRFLSRGHNILKKSKEEVGLPKKLMTENGATGLVEIASSRSYISSRKDLDSFDKALESVDEALLKLEKLLQKRHISSSNSGREHLKPAGSDLDKIRKLKKEAEFLEASFRAKADLLKQGNDINRSESSVSNKRQSNSSRGISRGNSNIERDKSSSNSDGLWSFLVRRPRTLDSGSPTSYSSDNTRVTETNEIQQFNLIRNELQELERRVQRSAKSSNNKEEEVNVMDDAAKYSSDPKGLQVVKVQEKENFIEKFLDRLKETTTDVLQGTQLLAIDVAAATGLLIRVLTGDELTEKEKQGLRRTLTDLASVIPIGFLMLLPVTAVGHAAMLAAIKRYIPSLIPSTYGPERLDLLRQLKKVKEMDSTDADPLTPADEP